The following coding sequences are from one Streptomyces sp. NBC_01485 window:
- a CDS encoding ester cyclase, protein MYLDYIEAINAREFHRMAEFAHDNLVFNGGPVSRDDYVATMQQHMDAVDNFVWRLDDLIIEGDRAAARLTDTGTPVKPWLGLEPTGQSVTFTEYAFYHFRDGRFEHMWYLLDAQTIQQQLTTPQAAA, encoded by the coding sequence CTGTACCTCGACTACATCGAGGCCATCAACGCCCGTGAGTTCCACCGGATGGCCGAGTTCGCCCACGACAACCTCGTGTTCAACGGTGGGCCGGTGTCGCGGGACGACTACGTCGCCACGATGCAGCAGCACATGGACGCCGTGGACAACTTCGTCTGGCGCCTCGACGACCTCATCATCGAGGGTGACCGGGCGGCAGCCCGGCTCACCGACACCGGCACCCCGGTCAAGCCGTGGCTCGGACTGGAGCCCACCGGCCAGAGCGTCACCTTCACCGAATACGCCTTCTACCACTTCCGCGACGGACGCTTCGAGCACATGTGGTACCTCCTCGACGCCCAGACCATCCAGCAGCAACTGACTACCCCGCAGGCAGCAGCCTGA
- a CDS encoding transposase, translating to MTHTTGWDRRLSVAADGKGLIGHVGAVLLRKLADRTGLTVALAGVLPSAGGHGWRDRGAVLVQLAVAIVLGARNMTGAEALQAHHQSLFGPAMSDSTTRRTLADLDGRLSVLARARAHERRHVRTLLTLRPGGFPRLTIAGKVLHRWIVIDMDATIITAASKKDGASATWKSYGFHPLAAWCANTGECLAMRLRTGSASSNAVADHLKVLSEALAQTPGASTEKILVRVDGAGAAHGLHENLPRSEHLAPHRPLHQRLDDHGRG from the coding sequence ATGACGCACACGACCGGGTGGGACCGCCGGCTGTCCGTGGCTGCCGATGGGAAGGGGCTGATCGGGCATGTGGGGGCGGTGTTGCTGCGGAAGCTGGCGGACCGTACGGGACTGACGGTCGCGCTGGCGGGAGTGCTGCCCTCGGCGGGTGGCCACGGCTGGCGCGATCGGGGTGCGGTACTGGTGCAGCTCGCCGTGGCGATCGTGCTGGGGGCACGGAACATGACCGGGGCCGAGGCCCTGCAGGCCCACCACCAGAGCCTGTTCGGGCCGGCGATGTCGGACTCCACGACGCGGCGCACGCTTGCCGACCTGGACGGGCGCCTTTCCGTACTTGCCCGGGCGCGGGCGCACGAGCGCCGCCACGTGCGGACGCTGCTCACGCTGCGGCCGGGTGGCTTTCCCCGGCTGACCATCGCCGGGAAAGTGCTGCACCGGTGGATCGTGATCGACATGGACGCCACGATCATCACGGCCGCGTCGAAGAAGGATGGAGCCTCGGCGACCTGGAAGAGTTACGGCTTTCACCCGCTGGCCGCCTGGTGTGCGAACACCGGCGAGTGCCTGGCCATGCGGCTGCGCACCGGCAGCGCCAGCTCGAACGCGGTGGCCGACCACCTGAAGGTGCTCAGCGAGGCGCTGGCCCAGACCCCGGGCGCCTCCACGGAGAAGATCCTGGTGCGCGTGGACGGCGCCGGGGCCGCCCACGGCCTGCACGAGAACCTGCCTCGATCTGAACACCTGGCGCCGCACCGTCCGCTTCACCAGCGGCTGGACGATCACGGACGAGGATGA